Proteins encoded within one genomic window of bacterium:
- a CDS encoding TetR/AcrR family transcriptional regulator: protein MNSHSLAGAWNRMPLSAEKIGSEKYQKIIQAATKVFAQKGFYNSKVADVAKEANVADGTIYLYFKNKDDLLISIFEDSMDTFSGEVQKVVSGVSDPIEKLRRFIRLHLELVREHQDTSLVLQIELRQSSKFMKEYAATKFRDYLTIISTIIEEGQAKGLFKKTINPLILKRAIFGAVDEMALDWVLMKKKKYTMEEVAEQLCSMLVEGLKA from the coding sequence ATGAATAGCCATTCATTGGCTGGAGCGTGGAATCGAATGCCGTTGAGCGCCGAGAAAATCGGATCCGAGAAGTACCAGAAGATCATCCAGGCGGCAACGAAGGTCTTCGCGCAGAAGGGCTTCTACAACTCCAAGGTGGCCGACGTCGCCAAGGAGGCCAATGTCGCCGACGGCACGATCTACCTCTATTTTAAGAACAAAGACGACCTGCTCATTTCCATCTTTGAAGACAGCATGGACACCTTCAGCGGCGAGGTTCAAAAGGTCGTCAGCGGGGTGTCCGACCCGATCGAAAAGCTACGCCGCTTCATCCGCCTCCATCTCGAGCTGGTCCGGGAGCACCAGGACACCTCCTTGGTGCTGCAGATCGAGCTGAGGCAATCCTCGAAGTTCATGAAGGAATACGCGGCGACCAAGTTTCGCGATTACCTGACCATCATCTCGACCATTATCGAGGAAGGGCAGGCCAAGGGCCTCTTCAAGAAGACGATCAATCCCTTGATCTTGAAGCGGGCGATCTTCGGGGCGGTCGACGAAATGGCCTTGGATTGGGTGCTGATGAAGAAGAAGAAATACACCATGGAGGAAGTCGCCGAGCAGCTTTGCTCCATGTTGGTCGAGGGACTGAAGGCATGA
- a CDS encoding ATP-binding cassette domain-containing protein, with amino-acid sequence MALLQTYDLSLAKGQSKILKSINLSLDSGEILALTGRSGSGKTSLLRLLCRMEEPSAGEIRLEGQPLPSLNPLEVRRRIQWVFQTPVMVGKTVREDLLLGQGFGSKLEETVPAELWMEKMHLAPALLDEDPKRLSVGEAQRIALARAILLKPQVLLLDEPTSALDQTSKSAIEETLRDCAQGGIAILLVTHDPRQMSELAAHGLELAGGEIHRQW; translated from the coding sequence ATGGCCCTGCTTCAAACTTACGATTTAAGCCTCGCCAAGGGACAGTCTAAGATATTGAAATCGATCAATCTTTCTCTCGACTCCGGCGAGATCCTGGCCCTGACCGGGCGCTCGGGCAGCGGGAAAACCAGCCTGCTCAGGCTGCTTTGCCGGATGGAAGAGCCCAGCGCCGGCGAGATAAGGCTAGAGGGGCAGCCCCTCCCCTCGCTTAATCCCTTGGAAGTGCGCCGGCGGATCCAGTGGGTTTTTCAGACGCCGGTGATGGTGGGCAAGACGGTCCGTGAGGACCTGCTCTTGGGACAGGGATTTGGGTCCAAGCTCGAAGAGACCGTTCCGGCCGAGCTCTGGATGGAAAAGATGCACCTGGCCCCGGCGTTACTCGATGAGGATCCCAAGCGGCTTTCGGTCGGAGAAGCCCAGCGGATCGCCCTGGCTCGAGCCATTTTGCTCAAACCCCAGGTCCTCTTGCTGGACGAGCCGACCTCGGCCCTGGACCAAACTTCCAAGTCCGCGATCGAGGAGACCTTGCGCGATTGCGCCCAAGGCGGCATCGCAATCCTTTTGGTCACTCACGACCCACGGCAGATGTCGGAGCTGGCGGCTCACGGCTTGGAATTGGCCGGCGGCGAGATTCACCGCCAATGGTAG
- a CDS encoding sensor histidine kinase yields MRTLRGKLILLLLVSALLPLAIYGVLSLYNSQKILKTTIQDSYAEIAKRTAGEISLYLEHARALLETLVADLANTDLSAGQTRRIVENYVIRFSEFERILLFDSAMQATLSTDAKTSKEDQPPVALLQEAAAGRPNFSKAYLSADLTPVIWYLVPMRAGTKVQGVLAAQIDLMRMWEWVGGTQLGKGGYVTVVDRSGQVVASGDPFYKQAILSSDSDVSFEGFSEKLSSSPTIRQTGRGNFLLALQPISEAPPWYVVFAQPVQEAFAPLRTMTWELLLLIAGSVILMLLAGFWISRRLLLKPVGQLALATQALGKGDLSYRLPSLGGDEFGRLGESFNRMSEDLLVLQETTRRQERLAMFGRIASGLAHDLKHPVKNIENAAKVMETMYEDENYRQTFRRIVQREFNRINQFLDDLRNLTHEMPYHPISFDLVKMLRDSLESFQIEAANRKIELKLSAAAELIPVVGDVSLLRRLFENLIANAIQAFKDPDGLVEVRLRTEGDQVLAEVADTGPGIPAEKIDGLFEEFITTKRKGLGLGLAIAKKIMALHQGEIRVESQVGLGTTFHLAWPAKAG; encoded by the coding sequence TTGCGAACCCTCCGCGGCAAACTGATTCTTCTTCTGCTGGTCTCGGCCCTTTTGCCCTTGGCCATCTACGGCGTTTTGAGCCTCTATAATTCCCAAAAAATTCTGAAAACGACCATCCAAGACAGCTATGCCGAGATCGCCAAGCGCACCGCCGGCGAAATCAGCCTTTATTTGGAGCATGCCCGGGCTCTTCTCGAGACGCTGGTAGCCGACTTGGCCAATACCGACCTCTCGGCCGGCCAAACCCGGCGGATCGTCGAGAACTACGTCATTCGATTCTCGGAATTCGAAAGAATCCTGCTTTTCGATTCGGCGATGCAGGCGACGCTCTCCACCGACGCGAAGACCTCGAAAGAAGACCAGCCGCCGGTGGCCCTGCTTCAAGAAGCGGCCGCAGGCCGACCCAATTTTTCCAAGGCCTATCTTTCGGCCGACCTGACTCCCGTCATTTGGTACCTGGTGCCGATGCGGGCCGGCACCAAGGTCCAGGGGGTTCTGGCCGCCCAGATCGACCTGATGCGGATGTGGGAATGGGTCGGTGGCACCCAACTGGGGAAGGGCGGTTACGTCACCGTCGTCGACCGCTCGGGTCAAGTCGTGGCTTCGGGCGATCCATTCTACAAGCAGGCAATCCTTTCTTCCGATAGCGATGTGAGCTTTGAGGGCTTTTCCGAGAAGCTGTCCAGCTCGCCGACGATCCGCCAGACGGGAAGGGGAAATTTCCTCCTCGCCCTTCAACCGATCTCGGAAGCGCCGCCCTGGTACGTCGTCTTTGCCCAGCCGGTCCAGGAAGCCTTCGCGCCGCTTCGGACCATGACATGGGAGCTGCTCCTCTTGATCGCCGGCTCGGTGATCTTGATGCTCCTGGCCGGCTTTTGGATCAGCCGCCGGCTTTTGTTGAAGCCGGTCGGGCAATTGGCTCTGGCCACCCAGGCCCTTGGCAAGGGCGATTTGAGCTATCGGCTGCCGTCCTTGGGCGGCGACGAATTCGGCCGCTTGGGCGAAAGCTTCAACCGAATGAGCGAGGATCTGCTCGTTCTCCAAGAAACCACCCGACGGCAGGAACGCCTCGCGATGTTCGGGCGGATCGCCTCGGGCCTGGCCCATGACCTCAAACATCCGGTCAAGAACATCGAGAACGCCGCCAAGGTCATGGAAACGATGTACGAGGATGAAAACTACCGCCAGACCTTCCGGCGCATCGTGCAGCGCGAGTTCAATCGGATCAATCAGTTCCTCGACGACCTTCGCAACCTCACCCATGAGATGCCCTACCATCCCATTTCCTTCGACTTGGTTAAAATGCTGCGCGACTCCTTGGAAAGCTTTCAGATCGAGGCGGCCAATCGCAAGATCGAGCTCAAGCTTTCCGCCGCCGCCGAGCTCATCCCGGTTGTTGGCGATGTGTCGCTATTGCGCCGACTCTTCGAGAATTTGATCGCCAATGCCATTCAAGCCTTCAAGGACCCCGACGGTCTCGTCGAAGTGCGGCTCCGGACAGAAGGCGACCAAGTCTTGGCCGAGGTGGCCGACACCGGCCCGGGCATCCCGGCCGAGAAAATCGACGGCCTCTTTGAGGAATTCATCACCACCAAAAGGAAGGGCTTGGGATTGGGCCTCGCCATCGCGAAGAAGATCATGGCCCTCCACCAGGGCGAGATCCGGGTCGAAAGCCAAGTGGGCCTGGGAACCACCTTTCATTTAGCCTGGCCGGCCAAGGCCGGATAA